In Stenotrophomonas sp. 169, one DNA window encodes the following:
- a CDS encoding PAS-domain containing protein has translation MYRLTRYRKLAMTLLVLIGGTVLCAVSAGHFAGQRALAGESAQVQRQLQLYAQGLQQRIDRFGTLPQVMALDPDLLDALRHAPDDADRQRLNLKLSQANQVTRASTLTLVGRDGVAVAASNWDQPSSNVGEDYSYRPYYRQAMATGHGRFYGIGMTTGVPGYFLSHAIDDADGIRLGVVVIKIELSALEQEWLTTSDIVLASDNHDVVFLANQDAWRYRLLRELGRGERSEMLASRQYADRALQPLRARTERVLDDGGRIVRMADPAMPRSLLWQTVDLPEEEWHLHLLHDASAASAVARSAAIGGGAAWMALGFLALFIQQRRRLSAHRQRSRRELETLLKQHAQELRSAQDGLLQAAQDADRGLSRSLEHLPQGVVIIDREQRLVAWNSRYLELFRFPSGLIQVGRPIEEIFRFNARRGLLGPGPIDEAIERRLNHLRSGRPHMRESEKDDGTVLEIRGNPLPDGGFVTSYADITSYKNAARELRSLADALEHRIVERTHDLDEARREAEQANRYKTRFVASAVHDLLQPLNAARMFVSVLRGKLADAEQHQTVDHIEAALSAQDAILVSLLDISRLESGSLQTRVRSFALNPLLETMAREFGIAAEGRGLQLHWVPTRAVVVSDEDLLRRILQNFLSNALRYTPRGRVLLGCRRDGARLWIQVHDQGPGIPESLHKEIFEEFRRLHDGQERGTGLGLAIVERIGRLLGHPIRLRSALGSGTMFEVAVPLGHSGDVVESAVTRAPVVLETTADSPLRARRVWAIDDDAHVSAATRALLEKWGCEVEQSDGPQAALEAARAGHAPELLLLDVRMGEFHGPHLYEALCGQWGSRPPVVLVTAERDDALKALASANGWGFLSKPVRPPALRALMTQLLLRHQR, from the coding sequence ATGTACCGGCTCACCCGCTACCGCAAGCTGGCCATGACCCTGCTGGTGCTGATCGGTGGGACCGTGCTGTGTGCGGTCTCCGCCGGCCATTTCGCAGGCCAGCGCGCGCTCGCGGGCGAAAGCGCGCAGGTACAGCGTCAGCTGCAGTTGTACGCCCAAGGCCTGCAGCAGCGGATCGATCGCTTCGGCACCCTGCCGCAGGTGATGGCGCTGGACCCGGATCTGCTGGACGCGCTGCGCCACGCGCCCGACGATGCAGACCGCCAACGGCTGAACCTCAAGCTCTCGCAGGCCAACCAGGTCACCCGCGCGTCGACGTTGACCTTGGTCGGCCGTGACGGCGTGGCGGTTGCAGCGAGCAACTGGGACCAGCCGTCCAGCAATGTCGGCGAAGACTACAGCTACCGGCCGTATTACCGGCAGGCCATGGCCACCGGACACGGCCGGTTCTACGGCATCGGCATGACCACCGGGGTGCCTGGCTACTTCCTGTCCCACGCCATCGACGATGCGGACGGCATCCGGCTGGGCGTGGTGGTGATCAAGATCGAACTGTCCGCGCTGGAACAGGAGTGGCTGACCACCTCCGATATCGTGCTCGCCAGCGACAACCATGATGTGGTGTTCCTCGCCAACCAGGACGCCTGGCGGTATCGCCTGCTGCGTGAGCTGGGGCGCGGTGAGCGCAGCGAAATGCTGGCCAGCCGACAATATGCCGACCGTGCGCTGCAGCCGTTGCGCGCGCGTACCGAACGCGTGCTGGACGACGGCGGCCGCATCGTGCGCATGGCCGACCCGGCCATGCCGCGCTCGCTGCTATGGCAGACCGTCGACCTGCCGGAAGAAGAGTGGCACCTGCACCTGCTGCATGACGCCAGTGCGGCCAGCGCCGTGGCCCGCAGTGCCGCGATCGGCGGCGGCGCGGCCTGGATGGCGCTGGGCTTCCTGGCGCTGTTCATCCAGCAACGACGACGGCTGTCCGCGCACCGCCAACGCAGCCGCCGCGAACTGGAGACCCTGCTCAAGCAGCATGCGCAGGAGCTGCGCAGCGCGCAGGACGGGCTGCTGCAAGCGGCGCAGGATGCCGACCGCGGCTTGAGCCGCAGCCTGGAGCACTTGCCGCAGGGTGTGGTGATCATCGACCGTGAGCAGCGTCTGGTCGCCTGGAACTCGCGCTATCTGGAGCTGTTCCGATTTCCTTCCGGGCTGATCCAGGTGGGTCGCCCCATCGAAGAAATATTCCGCTTCAACGCGCGTCGCGGCCTGCTGGGACCAGGCCCGATCGACGAAGCCATCGAACGCCGGCTCAACCACCTGCGCAGTGGACGGCCGCATATGCGCGAGAGTGAAAAGGATGACGGCACCGTGCTGGAGATCCGCGGCAACCCGCTGCCCGACGGCGGCTTTGTCACCAGTTACGCCGACATCACCAGCTACAAGAACGCCGCACGCGAGCTGCGGTCGCTGGCCGACGCCCTGGAGCATCGCATCGTCGAGCGCACGCACGACCTGGACGAGGCGCGCCGCGAGGCGGAACAGGCCAACCGCTACAAGACCCGCTTCGTGGCCTCTGCCGTGCATGACCTGCTGCAACCGCTGAACGCCGCGCGCATGTTCGTGTCGGTGCTGCGCGGGAAGCTGGCGGACGCCGAGCAACACCAGACCGTTGATCACATTGAAGCCGCGTTGTCGGCACAGGATGCGATCCTGGTCAGCCTGCTGGACATCTCCCGGCTGGAATCGGGAAGCCTGCAGACGCGGGTACGCTCCTTTGCGCTCAATCCCCTGCTGGAGACCATGGCACGCGAGTTCGGCATCGCCGCCGAAGGCCGCGGGCTGCAGCTGCACTGGGTGCCCACCCGCGCCGTGGTGGTCAGTGATGAAGATCTGCTGCGGCGCATCCTGCAGAATTTCCTGTCCAACGCTCTGCGCTATACACCGCGCGGCCGCGTGCTGCTGGGATGCCGCCGCGACGGCGCGCGGCTGTGGATACAGGTGCATGACCAGGGCCCGGGTATTCCGGAGAGCCTGCACAAGGAGATCTTCGAGGAGTTTCGACGGCTGCATGATGGACAGGAGCGCGGCACCGGGCTGGGCCTGGCCATCGTGGAGCGTATCGGCCGCCTGCTGGGGCATCCGATCCGGCTGCGTTCGGCACTCGGCAGCGGCACGATGTTCGAAGTCGCGGTGCCGTTGGGCCACTCAGGCGATGTCGTGGAATCGGCGGTGACCCGCGCGCCGGTGGTGCTGGAAACCACCGCGGACAGCCCTCTGCGCGCACGCCGTGTGTGGGCCATCGACGACGATGCACATGTGAGCGCCGCCACCCGCGCGCTGCTGGAGAAGTGGGGCTGTGAGGTGGAACAGTCCGACGGACCGCAGGCGGCGCTGGAGGCTGCACGCGCGGGGCACGCGCCGGAACTGCTGCTGCTGGACGTGCGCATGGGCGAGTTTCATGGGCCGCACCTGTACGAAGCGCTGTGTGGGCAGTGGGGCAGCCGCCCCCCCGTGGTACTGGTCACCGCCGAGCGCGATGATGCGCTGAAGGCGCTGGCGTCGGCGAATGGCTGGGGGTTCCTGTCCAAGCCGGTGCGCCCCCCTGCGCTGCGCGCCCTGATGACCCAACTGCTGCTGCGTCACCAACGGTAA
- a CDS encoding porin has translation MRMTPTLLALSLAASPLLANAAGFDNWPTKVAFADGTELAATGNIAYDWNNFSGDIENADAVRRKEFGATLKKKGVYDAMVYYDFQSDTWLDVFLRVESKAFAGQDIGKFRVGYMKTPVGLDAVTSSRAGSFMEYAMPVQAFYAGRRTGLDWVLERPAYLLQAGVYGGKDLQGDNPGTMQAVRAVWTPVKAEANVLHLGLALSQENPRGWRDGRDVHHEATARFRARPEAGLTDLRLVDSGALVTADKVNRAGLEGIWIRGPFSVQAEALQATITREGKPDYTGNGQYVMGSWVLTGESRPYSAGSVSNIKPAREYGAVELLARYSRLDLDDADVLGGREHNWTIGANWYLTSHFKFQANYVKADASRRGVHTTPEIFEVRAQMHF, from the coding sequence ATGCGAATGACCCCTACCCTGCTTGCCCTGTCCCTGGCCGCGAGCCCCCTGCTGGCCAACGCGGCCGGCTTTGACAACTGGCCGACCAAGGTGGCGTTCGCTGACGGCACCGAGTTGGCCGCCACCGGCAACATCGCTTACGACTGGAACAACTTTTCCGGCGACATCGAAAACGCCGACGCCGTGCGCCGCAAGGAATTCGGCGCCACGCTGAAGAAGAAGGGCGTGTACGACGCCATGGTGTACTACGACTTCCAGTCCGACACCTGGCTGGACGTGTTCCTGCGCGTGGAGAGCAAGGCCTTCGCTGGCCAGGATATCGGCAAGTTCCGGGTCGGTTACATGAAGACCCCGGTCGGCCTGGATGCGGTGACCAGCTCGCGTGCCGGCAGCTTCATGGAGTACGCGATGCCGGTGCAGGCGTTCTACGCCGGCCGTCGTACCGGTCTCGACTGGGTGCTGGAACGTCCGGCCTACCTGCTGCAGGCAGGCGTGTACGGTGGCAAGGATCTGCAGGGCGACAACCCCGGCACGATGCAGGCCGTGCGTGCGGTGTGGACGCCGGTGAAGGCCGAAGCCAACGTGTTGCACCTCGGCCTGGCGCTGTCGCAGGAAAACCCGCGCGGCTGGCGTGATGGCCGTGATGTGCACCATGAGGCCACCGCCCGTTTCCGCGCGCGTCCCGAGGCGGGCCTGACCGATCTGCGCCTGGTGGATTCCGGTGCGCTTGTCACCGCGGACAAGGTCAATCGTGCAGGCCTGGAAGGCATCTGGATCCGCGGACCGTTCTCGGTGCAGGCCGAGGCGCTGCAGGCCACGATCACCCGCGAGGGCAAGCCGGATTACACCGGCAACGGCCAGTACGTGATGGGCAGCTGGGTGCTGACCGGCGAGTCGCGCCCGTACAGTGCCGGCAGCGTGTCCAACATCAAGCCGGCGCGCGAGTACGGCGCGGTGGAACTGCTGGCGCGTTACAGCCGGCTGGACCTGGACGATGCCGACGTGCTGGGTGGCCGTGAACACAACTGGACCATCGGTGCGAACTGGTACCTCACCAGCCACTTCAAGTTCCAGGCCAACTACGTGAAGGCCGATGCCAGCCGCCGTGGCGTGCACACCACCCCGGAGATCTTCGAAGTCCGCGCGCAGATGCATTTCTGA
- a CDS encoding dicarboxylate/amino acid:cation symporter, which produces MHVPTATPVPTKPLPFYRQLYFQVVVAIVLGAVLGHYEPLVGEKMKPLGDAFINLVKMIIAPVIFLTIVTGIAGMTHLRTVGRVFAKAMAYFMFFSTLALVVGMIVAHVVQPGAGMNINPADLDQSAVNSYVEKSHDLTLVGFAMDIIPKTLVSAFVDGNILQVLFVAVLFGIALALVGEKGKPVLSFLEALVAPVFKLVHILMRAAPIGAFGAIAFTIGKYGVGSLINLAWLVGSFYLTAFLFVAVILGAVARLCGFSVFKLARYLKAELLLVLGTSSSESALPSLMEKMERAGCSKSVVGLVVPTGYSFNLDGTNIYMTLAALFIAQATNTELTLGHQIALLLVAMLSSKGAAGVTGAGFITLAATLAVVPEVPVAGMALILGVDRFMSECRSLTNFIGNAVATVVVSRWEGALDRDRLKLALDGRESELPPPVDAPLPAVTANI; this is translated from the coding sequence ATGCACGTTCCCACCGCCACACCGGTGCCCACCAAGCCGCTGCCGTTCTATCGCCAGCTGTATTTCCAGGTGGTGGTCGCCATCGTCCTGGGCGCCGTTCTTGGCCATTACGAGCCGCTGGTCGGCGAAAAGATGAAGCCGCTCGGTGATGCGTTCATCAACCTGGTGAAGATGATCATCGCGCCGGTCATCTTCCTGACCATCGTGACCGGCATCGCCGGCATGACCCACCTGCGCACCGTGGGCCGGGTCTTCGCCAAGGCGATGGCGTACTTCATGTTCTTCTCCACCCTGGCCTTGGTGGTGGGCATGATCGTGGCGCACGTGGTGCAGCCCGGTGCCGGCATGAACATCAATCCGGCCGACCTGGACCAGAGCGCGGTCAACAGCTATGTGGAAAAGTCGCACGACCTGACCCTGGTCGGCTTTGCGATGGACATCATCCCGAAGACGCTGGTCAGCGCGTTCGTGGATGGCAACATCCTGCAGGTGCTGTTCGTGGCGGTGCTGTTCGGTATCGCACTGGCCCTGGTCGGTGAGAAGGGCAAGCCGGTGCTGTCCTTCCTGGAAGCGCTGGTCGCCCCGGTGTTCAAGCTGGTGCACATCCTCATGCGGGCCGCCCCGATCGGTGCGTTTGGCGCCATCGCGTTCACCATCGGCAAGTACGGCGTCGGCTCGCTGATCAACCTTGCCTGGCTGGTCGGTTCGTTCTACCTGACCGCGTTCCTGTTCGTAGCGGTGATCCTGGGCGCGGTGGCGCGCCTGTGCGGCTTCTCCGTATTCAAGCTGGCCCGTTACCTGAAGGCCGAGCTGCTGCTGGTGCTGGGCACGTCTTCTTCCGAGTCGGCGCTGCCGTCGCTGATGGAAAAGATGGAACGTGCAGGCTGCAGCAAGTCGGTGGTCGGCCTGGTGGTCCCCACGGGCTACTCGTTCAACCTGGACGGCACCAACATCTACATGACCCTGGCGGCGCTGTTCATCGCGCAGGCCACCAATACCGAACTGACCCTGGGCCACCAGATCGCCCTGCTGCTGGTGGCGATGCTCAGCTCCAAGGGCGCCGCAGGTGTTACCGGCGCCGGCTTCATCACATTGGCGGCCACGCTGGCCGTGGTGCCGGAAGTGCCAGTGGCCGGCATGGCCCTGATCTTGGGGGTGGACCGCTTCATGAGCGAGTGTCGCTCGCTGACCAATTTCATCGGCAATGCCGTGGCGACGGTAGTGGTCTCGCGCTGGGAAGGCGCCTTGGACCGCGACCGCCTGAAGCTGGCGCTGGACGGCCGCGAAAGCGAGCTGCCGCCGCCGGTGGATGCGCCCCTGCCCGCCGTGACCGCGAACATCTGA
- a CDS encoding NADP-dependent malic enzyme — MSNEDFKQAALDYHRMSPPGKIKVTATKPMLTQRDLSLAYSPGVAYACEAIKADPAMASEYTARGNLVAVISNGTAVLGLGNIGPLAGKPVMEGKGVLFQKFAGIDVFDIEVDEMDPDKLVDIIASLEPTFGGINLEDIKAPECFIVERKLRERMKIPVFHDDQHGTAIIVGAAVLNAMAITGKKIEEVKLATTGMGAAGISCVNMLVQLGLKPDNILAFDREGVIHTGRTDLDPEKLRYARDTDKRTLAEIVDGADIFLGLSAPGILTADMVKTMAPDPVIFALANPTPEIMPEDVRAVRADAIIGTGRSDYPNQVNNVLCFPYLFRGALDVGATAINEEMKIACVRAIAALARRAATDMGSAYGGETPSFGREYLIPRPFDRRLLVELSAAVAQAAMDSGVASRPIADMSAYRQKLSEFVYRTSLMMKPVYDRARTDKQRVVYAEGEEEVVLQAVQNVVDEDLAHPILIGRPDVIEARIQRLGLRLKIGENIQVTNINDDPRFNEYWQYYHGLTGRRGVTVAAAKNLMRSRPTLIAAVMVARGEADALLTGVVGRFHKKLGYVRSVLPLETKVTSTSAMTGVINQQGVFFFVDTHVQEDPTAEQLTEATLQAAYRMKLFGIEPNVALLSHSNFGSHDSKDALKMRQVREMLLKRNPRLNVDGEMQGDTAWDEALRQKLLPGSTLTGRANLFVLPNLEAANIAYNLVRVFTDGVAIGPILMGVAKPAHILTSSATSRRILNMTAIAAVDAQIRKQLEAEKKA, encoded by the coding sequence ATGTCCAACGAAGATTTCAAGCAGGCCGCCCTCGATTACCACCGCATGTCGCCGCCGGGCAAGATCAAGGTCACGGCGACCAAGCCGATGCTGACCCAGCGTGATCTGTCGTTGGCTTACTCGCCCGGCGTCGCGTATGCGTGCGAAGCCATCAAGGCCGATCCGGCGATGGCCAGCGAGTACACCGCGCGCGGCAACCTCGTCGCTGTGATTTCCAACGGCACCGCCGTGCTCGGCCTGGGCAACATCGGCCCGTTGGCCGGCAAGCCGGTGATGGAAGGAAAGGGCGTGCTGTTCCAGAAGTTCGCCGGCATCGATGTGTTCGACATCGAAGTGGACGAGATGGATCCGGACAAGCTGGTCGACATCATCGCCTCGCTTGAGCCGACTTTTGGCGGCATCAACCTGGAAGACATCAAGGCGCCGGAGTGCTTCATCGTCGAGCGCAAGCTGCGCGAGCGGATGAAGATCCCGGTGTTCCACGATGACCAGCACGGCACCGCGATCATTGTCGGTGCAGCGGTGTTGAATGCCATGGCGATCACCGGCAAGAAGATCGAAGAAGTGAAGCTGGCGACCACGGGCATGGGCGCGGCTGGCATCTCTTGCGTCAACATGCTGGTGCAGCTCGGCCTGAAGCCGGACAACATCCTGGCCTTCGACCGTGAGGGCGTGATCCATACCGGTCGTACCGACCTGGATCCGGAAAAGCTGCGTTATGCGCGCGACACGGACAAGCGCACGCTGGCTGAAATCGTCGACGGCGCGGATATCTTCCTGGGCCTGTCGGCGCCGGGCATCCTCACCGCCGACATGGTCAAGACGATGGCGCCGGATCCGGTGATCTTCGCGCTGGCCAACCCGACGCCTGAAATCATGCCGGAAGACGTGCGCGCGGTACGTGCCGACGCGATCATCGGCACCGGCCGTTCGGATTACCCGAACCAGGTCAACAACGTTCTCTGCTTCCCGTATCTGTTCCGCGGTGCGCTGGACGTGGGCGCCACCGCGATCAACGAAGAAATGAAGATCGCCTGCGTCCGCGCCATCGCCGCATTGGCGCGCCGCGCCGCCACCGACATGGGCTCGGCGTACGGCGGTGAGACGCCGAGTTTTGGCCGTGAGTACCTGATCCCGCGTCCGTTCGACCGCCGCCTGCTGGTGGAGTTGTCCGCCGCGGTGGCCCAGGCCGCGATGGATTCCGGCGTAGCGTCGCGGCCGATCGCCGACATGTCCGCCTACCGGCAGAAGCTGTCGGAGTTCGTGTACCGCACCAGCCTGATGATGAAGCCGGTGTACGACCGCGCGCGCACCGACAAGCAGCGCGTGGTGTATGCCGAAGGCGAAGAAGAAGTCGTGCTGCAGGCCGTGCAGAACGTGGTGGACGAAGACCTGGCGCACCCGATCCTGATCGGCCGCCCGGACGTCATCGAGGCGCGTATCCAGCGCTTGGGCCTGCGCCTGAAGATCGGCGAGAACATCCAGGTCACCAATATCAATGACGACCCGCGCTTCAACGAGTACTGGCAGTATTACCACGGGCTGACGGGTCGCCGTGGCGTGACCGTAGCGGCGGCGAAGAACCTGATGCGCTCGCGGCCAACGCTGATCGCTGCGGTGATGGTGGCGCGCGGTGAAGCCGATGCGCTGCTGACCGGCGTGGTCGGCCGCTTCCACAAGAAGCTGGGCTATGTGCGCAGCGTGCTGCCGCTGGAAACGAAGGTCACCTCGACCTCGGCGATGACCGGTGTGATCAACCAGCAGGGCGTGTTCTTCTTCGTGGACACCCACGTGCAGGAAGATCCGACGGCCGAGCAGCTGACCGAAGCCACGCTGCAGGCGGCCTACCGCATGAAGCTGTTCGGCATCGAGCCGAATGTCGCACTGCTGTCGCACTCCAATTTCGGCAGCCACGATTCGAAGGACGCGCTGAAGATGCGCCAGGTCCGCGAGATGCTGCTTAAGCGCAACCCGCGTCTGAACGTGGATGGCGAGATGCAGGGCGACACCGCGTGGGACGAAGCGCTGCGCCAGAAGCTGCTGCCGGGCTCCACCCTGACCGGTCGTGCGAACCTGTTCGTGCTGCCGAACCTGGAAGCGGCGAACATTGCCTACAACCTGGTTCGCGTATTCACCGACGGCGTAGCGATCGGCCCGATCCTGATGGGCGTGGCCAAGCCGGCCCACATCCTGACCAGCAGCGCGACCTCGCGCCGCATCCTCAACATGACCGCGATCGCGGCGGTGGATGCACAGATACGCAAGCAGCTGGAAGCCGAGAAAAAGGCCTGA
- a CDS encoding basic secretory protein-like protein, whose amino-acid sequence MIRVAHAALPLSLATLALFTPGTACAFEATQRQDGVTLHYRDASDAVPEAIRTRIIDTFFKAYLPQRADFHPHAASEVAIVIDPAYDGIAYVGEKAKASTITINPAWLAKHTGDTDLVTHEAMHIVQGYPEYANARVPGWLVEGIADYARDRYGVDNAAAGWALPLTVKEGQTAETGYRVTGAFLKWSEAAHPGLVKALDGALRSGRYTPALWQTHTGHTLPDLWTAYAKAATR is encoded by the coding sequence GTGATCCGCGTCGCGCATGCTGCGCTACCGCTCAGTCTGGCTACGTTGGCCCTGTTTACCCCTGGGACTGCGTGCGCGTTCGAGGCGACCCAGCGCCAAGACGGTGTGACCCTGCACTATCGGGATGCCAGCGACGCCGTTCCGGAGGCCATCCGCACGCGGATCATCGATACGTTCTTCAAGGCATATCTGCCGCAGCGCGCGGACTTCCATCCGCACGCCGCCTCCGAGGTGGCAATCGTCATCGATCCGGCTTACGACGGCATCGCCTACGTCGGCGAGAAGGCCAAGGCGTCAACAATCACTATCAACCCGGCCTGGCTGGCCAAGCATACGGGTGACACTGATCTGGTCACCCATGAAGCCATGCACATCGTGCAAGGCTACCCGGAATACGCCAACGCACGCGTGCCGGGCTGGCTGGTGGAAGGCATCGCCGACTACGCGCGTGACCGCTACGGGGTCGACAACGCCGCCGCCGGATGGGCACTACCGCTGACGGTGAAGGAAGGACAGACCGCCGAGACCGGTTACCGGGTGACGGGCGCTTTCCTGAAGTGGAGCGAAGCCGCCCACCCCGGACTGGTGAAGGCCCTGGACGGCGCCCTGCGCAGCGGGCGCTACACCCCCGCCCTGTGGCAGACGCACACCGGCCACACCCTGCCGGACCTGTGGACTGCGTACGCCAAGGCGGCCACGCGGTAG